From one Azospirillum ramasamyi genomic stretch:
- a CDS encoding OmpA family protein, translating into MQLGLKLGACIWLTLPVAAVAQALPNPAMPMGPNPSECEIQAALLGTTGPNCPPVTMQRPAAPPPATVAAPPGPVAVPPLPGPAALPAPELRAAFRVEFDFNSTRIKPESRAILDKVAAVMAAAGDTRFRIVGHTDAVGRDGANLALSRRRAAAVVEYLASNHKIRRDRLEASGMGARELLLPEEPKAAANRRVEIVNLGG; encoded by the coding sequence ATGCAACTCGGCCTGAAGCTCGGCGCCTGCATCTGGCTGACGCTGCCGGTGGCGGCCGTCGCCCAAGCGCTGCCCAACCCGGCCATGCCGATGGGGCCAAACCCCAGCGAATGCGAGATCCAGGCGGCGCTGCTCGGCACCACCGGCCCCAACTGCCCGCCGGTGACGATGCAGCGCCCCGCCGCTCCGCCGCCGGCGACCGTGGCCGCTCCTCCCGGTCCGGTGGCGGTGCCGCCGCTGCCGGGGCCGGCCGCCCTGCCGGCGCCGGAACTGCGCGCCGCCTTCCGGGTGGAGTTCGACTTCAATTCCACCCGCATCAAGCCGGAGTCGCGGGCGATCCTGGACAAGGTGGCCGCGGTGATGGCGGCGGCGGGCGACACGCGCTTCCGCATCGTCGGCCACACCGATGCCGTGGGCCGCGACGGGGCGAACCTCGCCCTGTCCAGGCGGCGGGCGGCGGCGGTGGTCGAGTATCTGGCGTCGAACCACAAAATCCGCCGCGACCGGCTGGAGGCGTCGGGCATGGGCGCCCGGGAGCTGCTGCTGCCCGAGGAACCGAAGGCGGCAGCCAACCGGCGGGTGGAGATCGTCAATCTGGGCGGCTGA
- a CDS encoding DctP family TRAP transporter solute-binding subunit, which yields MKSLKALLAGIALAALTVPAVLAGAANAADYKAEYRLSTVLGKPFPWGVGGDRWAELVKEKTNGRINIKMYPGTSLVNGDQTKEFTALRQGTIDMAVGSTINWSPQVKELNLFSLPFLMPDHKALDALTQGEVGKKLFDLLATKDVVPLAWGENGFREISNSKRPIRTPADLKGLKIRVVGSPLYLDTFTALGANPTQMSWADAQPALSTGAVDGQENPLTIFVAAKLATLGQKNLTLWGYVADPLIFVVNKEVWASWSKEDQEAVRAAAVQAAAEEVALSRKGITADDDSLLKDIAAQGVEVVRLTPEQQKAFQTATQPVFDKWTKQIGPDLVKSAQAAIAERK from the coding sequence ATGAAATCGCTTAAGGCTCTGCTCGCCGGCATCGCGCTGGCAGCGCTGACGGTTCCCGCCGTTCTGGCCGGTGCCGCGAACGCTGCCGACTACAAGGCGGAGTACAGGCTTTCCACCGTTCTGGGCAAGCCTTTCCCCTGGGGCGTGGGCGGCGACCGCTGGGCCGAACTGGTCAAGGAGAAGACCAATGGCCGCATCAACATCAAGATGTATCCCGGCACCTCGCTGGTGAACGGCGACCAGACCAAGGAATTCACCGCGCTCCGCCAGGGCACCATCGACATGGCGGTCGGCTCCACCATCAACTGGTCGCCGCAGGTGAAGGAACTGAACCTCTTCTCCCTGCCCTTCCTGATGCCCGACCACAAGGCGCTGGACGCCCTGACCCAGGGCGAGGTGGGGAAGAAGCTGTTCGACCTACTCGCCACCAAGGACGTCGTGCCGCTGGCCTGGGGCGAGAACGGCTTCCGCGAGATCTCCAATTCCAAGCGCCCGATCCGCACGCCCGCCGACCTGAAGGGGCTGAAGATCCGCGTCGTCGGCTCGCCGCTCTATCTCGACACCTTCACCGCGCTGGGCGCCAACCCGACGCAGATGAGCTGGGCCGACGCGCAGCCCGCGCTGTCCACCGGCGCCGTCGACGGCCAGGAGAACCCGCTGACCATCTTCGTCGCCGCCAAGCTGGCGACGCTGGGCCAGAAGAACCTGACGCTGTGGGGCTATGTCGCCGATCCGCTGATCTTCGTGGTCAACAAGGAGGTGTGGGCGAGCTGGTCGAAGGAGGACCAGGAGGCCGTGCGCGCCGCCGCCGTGCAGGCCGCGGCCGAAGAGGTCGCCCTCTCCCGCAAGGGCATCACCGCCGACGACGACAGCCTGCTGAAGGACATCGCCGCCCAGGGCGTCGAGGTCGTCCGCCTGACGCCGGAGCAGCAGAAGGCCTTCCAGACCGCCACCCAGCCGGTCTTCGACAAGTGGACCAAGCAGATCGGCCCCGATCTGGTGAAGTCGGCCCAGGCCGCCATCGCCGAGCGGAAGTAA
- the acs gene encoding acetate--CoA ligase: MTDNSFFPVKPEIAATAHVNAEAYARMYEQSVKDPEGFWGEQGKRLDWIKPYSKVKDVNFNDDVHIRWFYDGTLNVSANCIDRHLATRGDQTAILFEGDDPGVSKAITYNELHEKVSRLANVLKKNGVKKGDRVTIYLPMIPEAAYAMLACTRIGAVHSIVFGGFSPDSLKDRIVDCDSHFVITSDEGLRGGRKVPLKANADKAVAGAPSVKHVLVVKHTGGNVAWTEGRDLWYHEEMESVSADCPPEEMSAEDPLFILYTSGSTGKPKGVLHTTGGYLVYASMTHQYVFDYKDGEVYWCTADVGWVTGHSYIVYGPLANGATTLMFEGIPTYPDSSRFWQVIDKHKVNIFYTAPTAIRSLMREGEGPVKKTSRASLRVLGSVGEPINPEAWLWYYNVVGDARCPIVDTWWQTETGGILITPLIGAIGQKPGSATKPFFGVQPVVVDNDGQILEGETEGNLCIADAWPGMMRTVFGDHERFVQTYFSTFPGKYFTGDGCRRDADGYYWITGRVDDVINVSGHRMGTAEVESALVAHPKVAEAAVVGYPHDLKGQGIYAYVTLNAGETPTEELRKELVAWVRKEIGPIASPDLIQWAPGLPKTRSGKIMRRILRKIAANEHDSLGDTSTLADPGVVTDLIDNRMNNA; the protein is encoded by the coding sequence ATGACCGACAACAGCTTCTTTCCGGTGAAGCCCGAGATCGCGGCGACCGCCCACGTGAATGCGGAAGCGTATGCCCGCATGTACGAGCAGTCGGTCAAGGACCCCGAGGGCTTCTGGGGCGAGCAGGGCAAGCGGCTCGACTGGATCAAGCCCTACAGCAAGGTGAAGGACGTCAACTTCAACGACGACGTTCACATCCGCTGGTTCTACGACGGCACGCTGAACGTTTCGGCCAACTGCATCGACCGCCACCTGGCCACCCGCGGCGACCAGACCGCCATCCTGTTCGAAGGCGACGACCCCGGCGTTTCCAAGGCGATCACCTACAATGAACTGCACGAGAAGGTCAGCCGTCTCGCCAACGTCCTGAAGAAGAACGGCGTCAAGAAGGGCGACCGCGTCACCATCTACCTGCCGATGATCCCGGAGGCCGCCTATGCGATGCTGGCCTGCACCCGCATCGGCGCCGTGCACTCCATCGTCTTCGGCGGCTTCTCGCCCGACAGCCTGAAGGACCGCATCGTCGACTGCGACAGCCATTTCGTCATCACCTCCGACGAGGGCCTGCGCGGCGGCCGCAAGGTGCCGCTGAAGGCCAACGCCGACAAGGCGGTCGCCGGCGCGCCGTCGGTCAAGCATGTGCTGGTCGTCAAGCACACCGGCGGCAACGTCGCTTGGACCGAGGGCCGCGACCTCTGGTATCATGAGGAGATGGAGAGCGTTTCCGCCGACTGCCCGCCGGAGGAGATGAGCGCCGAGGATCCGCTGTTCATCCTCTACACCTCCGGTTCGACCGGCAAGCCGAAGGGCGTGCTGCACACCACCGGCGGCTATCTCGTCTATGCGTCGATGACCCACCAGTATGTCTTCGACTACAAGGACGGCGAGGTCTACTGGTGCACGGCCGACGTGGGCTGGGTCACCGGCCACAGCTACATCGTCTACGGCCCGCTCGCCAACGGCGCGACCACGCTGATGTTCGAAGGCATCCCGACATATCCGGATTCCTCGCGCTTCTGGCAGGTCATCGACAAGCACAAGGTCAACATCTTCTACACCGCCCCCACCGCCATCCGGTCGCTGATGCGGGAGGGTGAGGGCCCGGTGAAGAAGACGTCGCGCGCCTCCCTGCGCGTCCTGGGTTCGGTCGGCGAGCCGATCAACCCGGAAGCCTGGCTGTGGTACTACAACGTCGTCGGCGATGCCCGCTGTCCGATCGTCGACACCTGGTGGCAGACGGAGACCGGCGGCATCCTGATCACCCCGCTGATCGGCGCCATCGGTCAGAAGCCGGGTTCGGCGACCAAGCCGTTCTTCGGCGTCCAGCCGGTCGTCGTCGACAACGACGGCCAGATCCTGGAAGGCGAGACCGAGGGCAACCTCTGCATCGCCGATGCATGGCCCGGCATGATGCGCACGGTGTTCGGCGACCACGAGCGCTTCGTCCAGACCTACTTCTCCACCTTCCCGGGCAAGTACTTCACCGGTGACGGCTGCCGCCGCGACGCCGACGGCTATTACTGGATCACCGGCCGCGTCGACGACGTCATCAACGTGTCCGGCCACCGCATGGGCACCGCCGAGGTCGAAAGCGCCCTGGTCGCCCACCCGAAGGTCGCCGAGGCCGCGGTCGTCGGCTATCCGCACGACCTGAAGGGCCAGGGCATCTACGCCTACGTCACGCTCAACGCCGGCGAGACCCCGACGGAAGAGCTGCGCAAGGAGCTGGTCGCCTGGGTCCGCAAGGAGATCGGCCCGATCGCCTCGCCCGACCTGATCCAGTGGGCTCCCGGCCTGCCGAAGACCCGTTCGGGCAAGATCATGCGCCGCATCCTGCGCAAGATCGCCGCGAACGAGCATGACAGCCTGGGCGACACCTCGACCCTCGCCGATCCGGGCGTGGTGACCGACCTGATCGACAACCGCATGAACAACGCTTGA
- a CDS encoding EVE domain-containing protein: MAYWLLKSEPFKYSWDRMVADGRTHWDGVRNYQASNNLKAMEVGDRAFFYHSNEGLEIVGIVEIVRTYYPDPSDESGRFGMVDVAPVMPVKTPVTLKQIKADPLLQSMALVRQSRLSVCPVSEEEWARVCDLAGLGVPA; the protein is encoded by the coding sequence ATGGCCTATTGGCTGCTGAAGTCCGAGCCGTTCAAATATTCGTGGGACCGCATGGTCGCCGACGGCCGGACCCATTGGGACGGGGTGCGCAACTACCAGGCGTCCAACAATCTGAAGGCGATGGAGGTGGGCGACCGCGCCTTCTTCTATCACTCCAACGAAGGGCTCGAGATCGTCGGTATCGTCGAGATCGTCCGCACCTATTACCCGGACCCCAGCGACGAATCCGGCCGCTTCGGCATGGTCGACGTGGCCCCGGTGATGCCGGTGAAGACGCCCGTCACGCTGAAGCAGATCAAGGCCGATCCCCTGCTGCAGTCGATGGCGCTGGTCCGCCAGTCGCGGCTGTCGGTCTGTCCGGTCAGCGAGGAGGAATGGGCGCGGGTGTGCGATCTGGCGGGGCTTGGGGTGCCGGCTTGA
- a CDS encoding YciI family protein, whose amino-acid sequence MLFMFHCVDKAGAADVRAANRAEHLAYLEANADRIFAGGPLLSDDQSGMVGSLLIVECADAAAAQAFAAGDPYAKAGLFDSVTIRPWRRVYPKA is encoded by the coding sequence ATGCTGTTCATGTTCCATTGCGTCGACAAGGCGGGTGCCGCCGATGTCCGCGCCGCCAACCGCGCCGAGCATCTGGCCTATCTGGAAGCCAACGCCGACCGCATCTTCGCCGGCGGCCCGCTGTTGTCGGACGACCAGAGCGGCATGGTCGGCAGCCTGCTGATCGTCGAATGCGCCGATGCCGCCGCCGCGCAGGCCTTCGCCGCCGGCGACCCCTATGCCAAGGCCGGCCTGTTCGACAGCGTGACGATCCGGCCCTGGCGCCGCGTCTACCCCAAGGCCTGA
- a CDS encoding 3'-5' exonuclease, protein MTVISGHAVAIDFETANETRTSACSIGVAWIENGRVTGTEEHLIRPRELRFNSFNSAIHGIREEDVAGAPEFPEVWAALRERVQGRLILAHNAAFDLSVLRHTLTDYGLDWPACDYLCTVVLARRAWPTLSAHRLNHLADFLGIALDHHRAGSDAEACGRIALAATREMGLRGFGEIEGTGISLGRITPGGYSPCKGGRSSPRRPRVVA, encoded by the coding sequence ATGACCGTCATTTCCGGCCACGCCGTCGCCATCGATTTCGAGACCGCGAACGAGACCCGCACCAGCGCCTGCTCCATCGGCGTCGCCTGGATCGAGAACGGCCGCGTGACCGGGACGGAGGAACACCTGATCCGACCGCGCGAACTGCGATTCAACTCCTTCAACAGCGCCATCCACGGCATCCGGGAGGAGGACGTGGCCGGAGCGCCCGAATTCCCGGAGGTTTGGGCGGCCTTGCGCGAGCGGGTGCAGGGCCGGCTGATCCTGGCGCACAACGCCGCCTTCGACCTCAGCGTTCTGCGCCACACCCTGACCGATTACGGGCTCGACTGGCCCGCCTGCGACTATCTCTGCACGGTCGTGCTGGCGCGCCGCGCCTGGCCGACGTTGAGCGCGCACCGGTTGAACCATCTGGCCGATTTTCTGGGCATCGCGCTCGACCATCACCGGGCCGGCAGCGATGCCGAAGCCTGCGGCCGGATCGCGCTGGCCGCGACGCGGGAAATGGGGCTGCGCGGCTTCGGCGAAATCGAGGGAACCGGCATCAGCCTCGGCCGCATCACTCCCGGCGGCTACAGCCCGTGCAAGGGAGGCAGGTCCTCGCCGCGGCGCCCGCGCGTGGTGGCATAA
- a CDS encoding NUDIX domain-containing protein — protein sequence MAIETGENTGNPWTVLTSTTKYENAWMQVVEHKVLTPKGAPGIYGVVHPRSLATGVVPIHDDGTVTLVGQYRFPLKQYSWEIPEGGGRKGVEPQESAARELREETGLTARRWMPLMKLHLSNCITDEVAYTFVAWGLEQGESAPDETEVLAVRRVPFAEAIDMVLAGDITDAMAVASLLKLRVLAAEQALPEDLAGILRL from the coding sequence GTGGCGATCGAAACCGGTGAGAACACCGGCAATCCCTGGACCGTGCTGACCAGCACGACGAAGTACGAGAATGCCTGGATGCAGGTGGTCGAGCATAAGGTTCTGACCCCGAAGGGCGCTCCCGGCATATACGGCGTCGTCCATCCCCGCAGCCTCGCCACCGGCGTGGTGCCGATCCACGACGACGGCACGGTGACGCTGGTCGGCCAGTACCGGTTCCCGCTGAAGCAATACAGCTGGGAGATACCGGAAGGCGGCGGGCGCAAGGGGGTGGAGCCGCAGGAATCGGCGGCGCGCGAACTGCGCGAGGAAACCGGCCTGACGGCACGGCGCTGGATGCCGCTGATGAAGCTGCACCTGTCCAACTGCATCACCGACGAGGTGGCCTATACCTTCGTCGCCTGGGGCCTGGAGCAGGGCGAATCCGCCCCCGACGAGACCGAGGTGCTGGCGGTCCGCCGCGTGCCTTTCGCCGAGGCGATCGACATGGTGCTGGCCGGCGACATCACCGACGCCATGGCGGTCGCCAGCCTGCTGAAGCTGCGGGTGCTGGCGGCGGAACAGGCGCTGCCCGAGGATCTCGCCGGAATTCTCCGCCTCTGA
- a CDS encoding SAM-dependent methyltransferase, whose product MNAVGGGPGLSAPFPTAVDPPPSGPAAGGNPELDRLSLMQLDRHGEPVWSPARSEGAQLLWGRDMTGPEEAEWMIDSVRSFGLNPAKSVLDLSAGLGGTARALVESCDTWVTGLESSPLLARLAMDRSKALGLSKKAPIAQYDPEHFNQAGSFDLVMADRIVHRVRDKELFLDRVGDCVKRKGGIALFDYVIDGAPGSWDAWNTWREEEPMEVYPWTATRMADELTQRNLDLRICEDLTLLHRRHIIDRVRKLADTLAAAVPPAPVLAALKRELALWWARLRVLGSGLRFVRYVAMKPA is encoded by the coding sequence GTGAATGCGGTCGGCGGCGGCCCCGGCCTCTCCGCCCCCTTCCCCACTGCCGTCGATCCGCCTCCATCCGGCCCGGCGGCCGGCGGCAATCCGGAACTGGACCGCTTGTCGTTGATGCAACTCGACCGCCATGGCGAACCCGTCTGGTCGCCGGCACGCAGCGAGGGGGCGCAGCTTCTGTGGGGCCGGGACATGACCGGGCCGGAGGAGGCGGAGTGGATGATCGACTCCGTCCGCTCCTTCGGGCTGAACCCGGCCAAGAGCGTGCTGGACCTGTCGGCCGGCCTCGGCGGCACCGCCCGCGCCCTGGTGGAGAGCTGCGACACCTGGGTGACCGGGCTGGAATCGTCGCCGCTGCTCGCGAGACTGGCGATGGACCGCTCGAAGGCCCTGGGACTGTCGAAGAAGGCGCCGATCGCCCAGTACGACCCGGAGCATTTCAACCAGGCCGGCAGCTTCGACCTCGTCATGGCCGACCGCATCGTCCACCGCGTTCGCGACAAGGAACTGTTCCTGGACCGCGTCGGCGACTGCGTGAAGCGCAAGGGCGGCATCGCCCTGTTCGATTACGTGATCGACGGCGCCCCCGGCTCCTGGGATGCCTGGAACACCTGGCGGGAGGAGGAGCCGATGGAGGTCTATCCCTGGACCGCCACCCGCATGGCGGACGAGTTGACGCAACGCAACCTCGACCTCCGCATTTGCGAGGATCTGACCCTGCTGCACCGCCGCCACATCATCGACCGGGTGCGAAAGCTGGCCGACACGCTGGCCGCCGCCGTACCGCCGGCGCCGGTGCTGGCGGCGCTGAAGCGCGAGCTTGCCCTGTGGTGGGCGCGGCTGCGCGTGCTGGGCAGCGGCCTGCGCTTCGTCCGCTATGTGGCGATGAAGCCCGCTTGA
- the acnA gene encoding aconitate hydratase AcnA: MTTFTGQDSLKTRRSLSAGGKSYDYFSLKAAEEAGLGDLSRLPFSMKVLLENLLRFEDGRTVSVDDVKAVAQWLVDKRSDREIAYRPARVLMQDFTGVPAVCDLAAMREAMASLGGDPAKINPLVPVDLVIDHSVMVDYFGGNDAFEKNVELEFERNLERYAFLRWGQKAFDNFRVVPPGTGICHQVNTEYLAQVVWTDNDPSGKPVAYPDTLVGTDSHTTMVNGLSVLGWGVGGIEAEAAMLGQPISMLIPEVVGFKLTGRLKEGTTATDLVLTVTQMLRKKGVVGKFVEFFGPGLDSMTLPDRATIGNMAPEYGATCGIFPIDAETIRYLTFTGRDPDRVALVEAYAKAQGMWREPDSPDPVFTDVLELDMGTVEPSLAGPRRPQDRVALSALAQGFAQDMTGIYKADDPKKAVPVKGADYSLEQGAVVIAAITSCTNTSNPAVLVAAGLLAKKAVEKGLKQKPWVKTSLAPGSQVVTDYLAKAGLQPYLDRIGFNIVGYGCTTCIGNSGPLPEPIAAAVEEGNLVVGAVLSGNRNFEGRVNPHTRANYLASPPLCVAYALAGNLNIDLTTDPIGEGTDGPVYLKDVWPTNREVQDAIDASLTADMFRSRYSDVFKGPEQWQAIATAEGQTYQWQEGSTYVKLPPFFSGLTRTLEPVSDVRGARVLAVLGDSITTDHISPAGSIKRTSPAGEYLLSHQVRPQDFNSYGARRGNHEVMMRGTFANIRIRNELIPGVEGGETKHYPSGEQLPIYTAAMRYADEGVPLVVVAGKEYGTGSSRDWAAKGTRLLGIRAVIAESFERIHRSNLVGMGILPLQFKDGLTRADLKLDGSETFDIAGIEQDLRPRKDVTLTLTRADGKVETYPLLLRIDTVDEVEYYRNGGVLNFVLRNLAK, translated from the coding sequence GTGACCACCTTCACCGGTCAGGATTCGCTGAAGACCCGCCGCTCGCTCAGCGCGGGCGGCAAGAGCTACGACTATTTCAGCCTGAAGGCCGCCGAGGAGGCGGGCCTCGGCGATCTGTCGCGGCTGCCGTTCTCGATGAAGGTGCTGCTGGAAAACCTGCTGCGCTTCGAGGACGGGCGCACCGTCTCCGTCGACGACGTGAAGGCGGTGGCCCAATGGCTGGTCGACAAGCGGTCCGACCGTGAAATCGCCTATCGACCGGCGCGGGTGCTGATGCAGGACTTCACCGGCGTGCCGGCGGTCTGCGATCTGGCGGCGATGCGCGAAGCGATGGCGTCGCTGGGCGGCGATCCGGCGAAGATCAACCCGCTGGTGCCGGTCGACCTCGTCATCGACCATTCGGTGATGGTCGATTACTTCGGCGGCAACGACGCCTTCGAGAAGAACGTCGAACTGGAGTTCGAACGCAACCTGGAGCGCTACGCCTTCCTGCGCTGGGGCCAGAAGGCCTTCGACAACTTCCGTGTCGTACCGCCGGGCACCGGCATCTGCCACCAGGTCAACACCGAGTATCTGGCGCAGGTGGTGTGGACCGACAACGACCCGTCGGGCAAGCCGGTGGCCTATCCCGACACTCTGGTCGGCACCGACAGCCACACCACCATGGTCAACGGCCTGTCCGTGCTGGGTTGGGGCGTCGGCGGCATCGAGGCGGAAGCCGCCATGCTGGGCCAGCCGATCTCCATGCTGATCCCGGAGGTCGTCGGCTTCAAGCTGACCGGCCGCCTGAAGGAGGGCACGACGGCCACCGATCTGGTGCTGACCGTCACCCAGATGCTGCGTAAGAAAGGCGTGGTCGGCAAGTTCGTGGAGTTCTTCGGGCCGGGTCTGGACAGCATGACGCTGCCCGACCGCGCCACCATCGGCAACATGGCGCCGGAATACGGCGCCACCTGCGGCATCTTCCCCATCGACGCCGAGACCATCCGCTACCTGACCTTCACCGGCCGCGATCCCGACCGCGTGGCGCTGGTCGAGGCCTATGCCAAGGCCCAGGGCATGTGGCGCGAGCCGGACAGCCCCGATCCGGTCTTCACCGACGTGCTGGAACTGGACATGGGCACGGTCGAGCCGTCGCTGGCCGGGCCGAGGCGTCCGCAGGACCGCGTCGCCCTGTCGGCGTTGGCCCAGGGCTTCGCCCAGGACATGACCGGGATCTACAAGGCCGACGACCCGAAGAAGGCGGTTCCGGTGAAGGGCGCCGACTACAGCCTGGAACAGGGCGCGGTCGTCATCGCCGCCATCACCTCCTGCACCAACACCTCCAACCCGGCGGTGCTGGTCGCCGCCGGCCTGCTGGCCAAGAAGGCGGTGGAAAAGGGGCTGAAGCAGAAGCCGTGGGTCAAGACCTCGCTGGCGCCGGGTTCCCAGGTCGTCACCGACTATCTCGCCAAGGCCGGGCTGCAGCCCTATCTGGACCGCATCGGCTTCAACATCGTCGGCTATGGCTGCACCACCTGCATCGGCAATTCCGGCCCGCTGCCGGAACCGATCGCCGCGGCGGTGGAGGAGGGCAACCTCGTGGTCGGCGCCGTGCTGTCGGGCAACCGCAACTTCGAAGGCCGCGTCAACCCGCACACCCGCGCCAACTACCTGGCCTCGCCGCCGCTGTGCGTCGCCTATGCGCTGGCCGGCAACCTGAACATCGACCTGACGACGGACCCGATCGGCGAGGGCACCGACGGCCCGGTCTATCTGAAGGACGTCTGGCCGACCAACCGCGAGGTACAGGACGCCATCGACGCCTCGCTGACCGCGGACATGTTCCGCAGCCGCTATTCCGACGTGTTCAAGGGGCCCGAGCAGTGGCAGGCCATCGCCACGGCGGAGGGCCAGACCTACCAGTGGCAGGAGGGCTCCACCTATGTGAAGCTGCCGCCCTTCTTCAGCGGCCTGACCAGGACGCTGGAGCCGGTGTCGGATGTGCGGGGCGCGCGGGTGTTGGCGGTGCTGGGCGATTCGATCACCACCGACCACATCTCCCCCGCCGGCTCGATCAAGCGGACCAGCCCGGCCGGCGAGTATCTGCTGAGCCATCAGGTCCGTCCGCAGGACTTCAACAGCTACGGCGCCCGCCGCGGCAACCATGAAGTCATGATGCGCGGCACCTTCGCCAACATCCGCATCCGCAACGAGCTGATCCCCGGCGTGGAGGGCGGCGAGACGAAGCATTATCCGTCGGGCGAACAGCTGCCGATCTACACAGCCGCCATGCGCTACGCCGACGAGGGCGTGCCGCTGGTGGTGGTCGCCGGCAAGGAATACGGCACGGGGTCGAGCCGCGACTGGGCGGCGAAGGGCACCCGGCTGCTGGGCATCCGCGCGGTGATCGCCGAGAGCTTCGAGCGCATCCACCGCTCCAACCTCGTCGGCATGGGCATCCTGCCCCTGCAGTTCAAGGACGGCCTCACCCGCGCCGACCTGAAGCTGGACGGGTCGGAGACCTTCGACATCGCCGGCATCGAACAGGATCTTCGCCCGCGCAAGGACGTCACCCTGACCCTGACCCGCGCCGACGGCAAGGTCGAGACCTACCCGCTCCTGCTGCGCATCGATACGGTGGACGAGGTGGAGTATTACAGGAACGGCGGCGTGCTGAACTTCGTCCTGCGGAATCTGGCGAAGTAA